One segment of Belonocnema kinseyi isolate 2016_QV_RU_SX_M_011 chromosome 7, B_treatae_v1, whole genome shotgun sequence DNA contains the following:
- the LOC117177354 gene encoding protein arginine N-methyltransferase 5 has product MSGERRSSCGLEFSAVPDLKQCLCVANEAKYDFIVAPLVHPRYKREFISGVAKERTDPFTRPDMILCNSDWNSLVIGKFSPHIDVDSPIPYVAKNSEEALNQEFCLASHLALTAVTLKLKGNIDRHINLARIVADKLASPVNCQVWLQVPMENPQNRVNSYRDEEHFSEVETETPWEWWNAFRIICDFDRKLGAALFVSHDLPEEDEISRWLGEPVKCLILPTTLFISNKKGFPVLGRAHQMLVKRFCSLDVQFIITGANRYRNISYYYHYLDYIWKSWQNDGPIERYARGYEDCLQCPLQPLMDNLESGTYEVFEKDPVKYSQYQLAIYQALLHKDAANNKKDENEELRPVIIMVVGAGRGPLVRAALNASETARVPVKIYAVEKNPNAVLTLQALQKEMWMDKVTVVSSDMREWVAPEKADILVSELLGSFGDNELSPECLDGVQRHLKSDGISIPRSYTSYIAPVQSSKLFNEVKQCKDKEKHPLTHFETPYVVHLQNKYDIAPTQPLFTFEHPNRNNIIDNSRYEMRKFSVQQNSILHGFSGYFDAVLYEDVMLSIEPRSHSPGMISWFPIFFPLKESIYLKAEDEICAHFWRRCNAKNVWYEWSVSKPVAIAIHNPNGRSYTIGL; this is encoded by the exons ATGTCAGGCGAGAGACGCTCTTCTTGTGGGTTGGAATTTAGCGCAGTCCCTGATCTCAAACAATGTCTTTGTGTTGCTAACGAGGCGAA GTATGATTTCATCGTCGCTCCACTCGTTCATCCTCGCTACAAAAGGGAATTTATCTCTGGTGTTGCGAAGGAGAGAACGGACCCATTCACCAGACCAGATATGATTCTCTGCAACTCCG ATTGGAACTCATTAGTCATCGGAAAGTTCTCACCTCATATCGATGTAGATTCACCAATACCTTATGTTGCTAAAAATAGTGAAGAAGCACTGAATCAAGAATTCTGTTTAGCTTCACATTTGGCTCTGACCGCTGTGACCCTAAAACTGAAGGGCAACATCGATAGACATATTAATTTAGCCAGAATCGTTGCTGACAAACTTGCAAGTCCTGTAAACTGTCAG GTGTGGCTCCAGGTTCCCATGGAAAATCCTCAAAACAGAGTTAACTCATACAGAGACGAAGAACATTTTTCTGAGGTCGAAACTGAGACTCCTTGGGAGTGGTGGAATGCATTTAGAATTATTTGCGATTTTGACAGAAAACTGGGAGCTGCGTTATTTGTCAGTCATGATCTCCCCGAAGAAGATGAG aTAAGCAGATGGTTAGGCGAGCCTGTGAAATGCTTGATTCTACCTACAACCTTGTTCATCAGCAACAAGAAGGGTTTTCCGGTTCTAGGGAGAGCACATCAGATGCTTGTCAAGAGGTTCTGCTCGTTGGACGTGCAGTTCATAATTACCGGTGCTAATCGCTATCGAAACATtagttattattatcattatcttGATTACATCTGGAAG AGTTGGCAAAACGACGGTCCGATTGAACGATACGCTCGAGGGTATGAGGATTGTCTTCAATGTCCATTGCAACCATTGATGGACAACCTCGAATCCGGAACCTATGAAGTTTTCGAAAAGGATCCGGTGAAATACTCTCAATACCAGCTTGCAATTTACCAAGCGCTTCTCCACAAAGATGCTGCGAATAACAAGAAGGATGAGAATGAAGAGCTGAGACCAGT AATTATTATGGTTGTTGGAGCAGGAAGAGGTCCACTCGTTCGTGCAGCTTTGAATGCTTCCGAAACAGCTCGAGTACCCGTGAAAATATACGCAGTTGAAAAGAACCCTAATGCAGTATTGAC GCTACAAGCGCTTCAGAAGGAAATGTGGATGGACAAAGTTACGGTCGTATCTTCTGATATGAGAGAATGGGTTGCTCCCGAAAAAGCGGATATTTTAGTCTCGGAGTTGCTCGGATCTTTTGGAGATAATGAATTATCACCAGAGTGTCTTGATGGAGTTCAAAGGCATCTGAAaa GCGATGGAATTAGTATTCCTCGATCGTACACGTCTTATATTGCGCCCGTTCAGTCTTCAAAACTCTTCAATGAGGTGAAGCAGTGTAAAGACAAGGAGAAGCATCCTTTAACCCATTTTGAAACGCCGTATGTTGTACATTTGCAAAATAAGTACGACATAGCACCAACGCAACCTCTCTTCACGTTTGAACATCCGAATCGAA ATAACATTATAGACAACTCGAGATACGAGATGAGAAAATTCAGCGTTCAGCAAAACTCGATACTGCATGGATTCTCAGGATACTTTGATGCAGTTTTATACGAAGATGTAATGCTGAGTATAGAACCAAGAAGTCATAGCCCTGGAATGATTAGTTGGTTCCCTATATTTTTTCCTTTGAAG GAGTCCATTTACTTGAAGGCCGAAGATGAAATTTGCGCTCATTTCTGGAGACGATGTAACGCAAAGAATGTTTGGTATGAATGGAGTGTCAGTAAACCAGTGGCTATCGCTATCCACAATCCCAACGGGAGATCTTATACGATTGGATTATAG